One window of Paludibacter propionicigenes WB4 genomic DNA carries:
- the thiS gene encoding sulfur carrier protein ThiS, producing the protein MSKISVNGKVQELETPVSITELIRLNNVAQPSMVSIQLNGQFVNRDDFDTTTVSDGDELDFLYFMGGGSI; encoded by the coding sequence ATGAGTAAAATTTCAGTAAACGGAAAGGTGCAGGAACTTGAAACTCCTGTTTCAATCACAGAATTGATAAGACTAAACAATGTGGCTCAACCGAGTATGGTTTCCATACAACTAAACGGACAATTTGTGAATCGTGATGACTTTGACACTACAACGGTATCGGACGGAGATGAATTGGATTTTCTGTATTTTATGGGGGGAGGATCAATCTAA
- a CDS encoding sulfurtransferase TusA family protein — MANYKLDITKEHCPMTFVKTKIELAKLKQGDTLEVLLTEGEPLENVPRSSEEQGFKVLSITEAEVKGTHLIVIQK; from the coding sequence ATGGCAAACTACAAATTAGATATAACCAAAGAACATTGTCCAATGACTTTTGTGAAAACAAAGATTGAATTGGCAAAACTGAAACAGGGCGATACATTGGAAGTGTTGCTAACCGAGGGTGAACCGTTGGAAAACGTGCCACGTAGTTCGGAAGAACAGGGATTTAAAGTGCTTTCGATAACCGAAGCCGAAGTAAAAGGAACACATTTAATTGTTATTCAGAAATGA
- a CDS encoding family 2B encapsulin nanocompartment shell protein — protein sequence MMAKNDLQRSITTATARQLATTTKTAPQMGSITPRLLLKLLPWTQVDSGTYRVNRTKVELKSAERIEVEFFDGVPAFRVESFRRIPLFSHIDEDIVNRLAKKFQVEQVELGGSLIKEGKDRQKFFIVAKGQVEILSKGTHGENLRIALLSEGEYFGEADIISDKPSSVTVRTITSGVFFTLNSAELESIIKEVPNFREQFQKAVDAHLRLKATVNTHGEKHIDLVSGHEEDNLIPETYIDYEETPREYSLNTLQTVVRVHTRVSDLYNNPYNQLEQQMRLSIESIKERQEWELVNNKHFGLLASVEPSYRISTRYGAPTPDDLDELLSLVWKSPSFFLAHPRAIAAFERECTWRGVPPVTTNVFGVSVITWRGVPIIPSDKVEIKGQYLTNRGVGNTSFILVRTGEAEQGIVGLHQTGIPGEIAPSLSARLMGLDKFGVASYLLTKYFSLASLTDDAIAVLENVEVGYYHDYQNRKSEK from the coding sequence ATGATGGCTAAAAATGATTTACAGCGCAGTATAACTACTGCTACAGCCAGACAACTGGCAACCACGACCAAGACAGCCCCACAAATGGGCTCCATTACTCCTCGTTTATTGCTTAAACTTCTTCCATGGACACAAGTTGATTCGGGTACTTACCGGGTAAACCGCACAAAAGTGGAATTGAAAAGTGCAGAGCGCATTGAAGTTGAATTTTTCGATGGCGTACCTGCTTTTCGGGTTGAGTCATTTCGTCGTATTCCCTTATTTTCTCATATTGATGAAGATATTGTAAATCGTTTAGCAAAGAAATTTCAGGTTGAACAGGTCGAACTTGGAGGTAGTCTGATTAAAGAAGGAAAAGATCGCCAGAAGTTTTTCATCGTGGCCAAAGGACAGGTGGAAATTCTGAGTAAAGGAACTCATGGTGAGAATCTGCGTATTGCTTTACTGTCGGAAGGAGAGTATTTTGGCGAAGCCGATATTATTTCCGATAAACCATCGTCGGTAACTGTGCGCACCATTACTTCGGGCGTATTTTTTACACTGAATAGTGCCGAATTGGAAAGCATTATCAAAGAAGTGCCTAATTTCCGCGAGCAATTTCAAAAAGCTGTTGATGCTCATCTCCGGCTAAAAGCAACCGTAAATACACATGGCGAGAAACATATTGATTTAGTCTCAGGTCACGAAGAAGATAATCTGATTCCCGAAACATATATTGATTATGAAGAAACGCCCCGCGAATATTCATTGAATACGCTGCAAACCGTTGTGCGTGTTCATACCCGTGTTTCGGATTTGTACAATAATCCGTATAATCAGTTAGAACAACAGATGCGCTTAAGCATCGAAAGTATCAAAGAACGTCAGGAATGGGAATTGGTAAACAATAAACATTTTGGTTTACTGGCCAGTGTTGAGCCAAGTTACCGCATTAGTACCCGTTATGGCGCACCCACACCCGATGATTTGGACGAATTGCTTTCGCTTGTCTGGAAATCACCTTCTTTCTTTCTGGCTCATCCGCGTGCCATTGCTGCTTTTGAGCGCGAATGTACCTGGCGCGGTGTGCCTCCGGTAACTACCAATGTGTTTGGTGTATCAGTAATCACCTGGCGTGGAGTGCCCATTATTCCGAGCGATAAAGTGGAGATAAAAGGGCAATACCTGACTAACCGGGGCGTGGGAAATACCAGCTTTATTCTGGTACGTACAGGCGAAGCCGAGCAGGGAATTGTGGGATTACATCAAACGGGTATTCCGGGCGAAATAGCTCCGAGTCTTTCGGCACGGTTGATGGGATTGGATAAATTTGGCGTGGCTTCTTATCTCTTGACTAAGTATTTTTCGTTGGCTTCACTGACCGATGATGCTATTGCCGTATTGGAAAATGTAGAAGTTGGCTACTATCACGATTATCAGAACCGGAAGTCGGAAAAATAA
- a CDS encoding HesA/MoeB/ThiF family protein produces MDFTEEQIQRYSRHILLQDVGVEGQEKINNGKVLIVGAGGLGAPIALYLAAAGVGTIGIIDGDVVDLSNLQRQVIHFTPDVNKPKVISAKEKINLINPDVKVVTYQKLLTAENALEIINDYDFVVDGTDNFPVKFLINDACVIAKKPFSHGGILRFDGQTLTYVPGSACYRCLFHSPPPPNAVPTCSQAGVLGAIAGMLGTIQAAEVLKYLTGVGDLLTNRLLTFNAKTMEFRTVHTKHNDNCPVCGNHPTVTGLVDYEQAVCDIESHRKNK; encoded by the coding sequence ATGGACTTTACAGAAGAACAAATACAACGATATAGCCGACACATTTTGCTGCAGGACGTAGGTGTGGAAGGTCAGGAAAAAATCAACAACGGCAAAGTGCTGATTGTTGGTGCAGGCGGATTGGGTGCACCTATTGCACTTTATCTGGCTGCTGCCGGAGTTGGTACAATTGGAATTATTGACGGCGACGTGGTGGATTTAAGCAATCTCCAACGTCAGGTAATTCATTTTACCCCTGATGTAAATAAACCAAAAGTAATTTCGGCCAAAGAAAAAATAAATCTGATAAACCCGGATGTAAAGGTGGTTACTTATCAGAAACTGCTGACAGCCGAAAACGCGTTGGAAATTATTAATGACTATGATTTTGTAGTGGATGGAACGGATAATTTTCCCGTTAAGTTTTTAATCAATGATGCTTGTGTGATCGCTAAGAAACCTTTCTCACACGGAGGTATTCTTCGTTTTGATGGACAAACACTGACTTATGTGCCGGGTTCGGCTTGCTACAGATGTCTGTTTCATTCGCCACCTCCGCCTAATGCTGTTCCAACCTGTTCGCAAGCTGGCGTATTGGGTGCAATAGCGGGTATGTTGGGTACCATTCAGGCAGCGGAAGTATTGAAATACCTTACCGGAGTAGGAGATTTATTGACAAACAGGCTACTTACTTTCAATGCGAAAACGATGGAATTCAGAACTGTACACACGAAACACAATGATAATTGTCCCGTTTGTGGAAATCACCCGACTGTTACAGGATTGGTAGATTATGAACAGGCGGTTTGCGATATTGAAAGTCATAGAAAAAATAAATAA
- a CDS encoding Mov34/MPN/PAD-1 family protein, with product MIRIPAYIVNGIIAQAINELPNEACGLLVGSGSDVLKQYPLTNIDHSPEHFSFDPAEQFQVLRSARADELEIIANYHSHPETPSRPSEEDIRLAYDPNILYLIVSLAAEVPVLKAFNIQNGVSTEVAIEVT from the coding sequence ATGATTCGAATTCCGGCATATATTGTTAATGGGATTATTGCGCAAGCAATTAATGAACTGCCAAATGAAGCTTGCGGATTACTGGTAGGTAGTGGGAGTGATGTGCTTAAACAGTATCCTCTGACTAATATCGATCACAGTCCCGAGCATTTCTCATTCGATCCGGCTGAGCAGTTTCAGGTGCTTCGTTCGGCTCGTGCCGATGAGTTGGAGATTATTGCGAATTATCACAGTCATCCGGAAACTCCTTCACGTCCTTCGGAAGAAGACATCCGGTTGGCTTACGATCCGAATATTCTTTATCTTATTGTGTCTTTGGCTGCTGAAGTACCCGTTCTGAAGGCATTTAATATACAAAACGGAGTCAGTACCGAAGTAGCTATTGAAGTCACCTGA
- a CDS encoding serine O-acetyltransferase, whose translation MKQSILNIIQKNIPLLTNDSAVEYKYIPLHNKPLPSLKKLSQVVDLFRSIIFPGYYGDTVTDNDTLAYHMGVNLERLYSLLRDQVQNGLCFNATEDQCIESQKLAPEIAKSLINKLPELKRIVSTDIKATYDSDPAAKSYGEVIFCYPTIRAVFNYRIAHELLKLGVPVIPRVITELAHSETGIDIHPGAKIGEYFSIDHGTGVVIGETTVIGNHVRLYQGVTLGAKRFTLGEDGNPLNVPRHPILEDNVVIYANANILGRITIGRDSIIGGNVWLTTSVPAGSRILQQKAIVSSFYDGLGI comes from the coding sequence ATGAAACAATCAATACTAAATATTATCCAAAAGAACATTCCTCTTTTGACAAATGACAGTGCAGTGGAATACAAATATATACCATTGCACAATAAACCTCTGCCATCGTTGAAGAAATTATCGCAGGTGGTGGATTTATTCAGGTCGATTATTTTCCCCGGGTATTATGGCGACACGGTAACCGACAATGATACGCTGGCTTACCACATGGGAGTCAATCTTGAACGCTTGTATAGTTTACTTCGGGATCAGGTTCAGAATGGTTTGTGTTTTAACGCCACCGAAGATCAGTGTATCGAGTCGCAAAAGCTAGCTCCCGAGATAGCCAAATCATTAATCAATAAACTTCCCGAGTTAAAACGTATCGTTTCCACAGATATTAAGGCCACTTACGATAGCGATCCGGCAGCCAAGAGTTATGGCGAGGTAATTTTTTGCTATCCTACCATTCGTGCCGTATTTAATTATCGTATAGCCCATGAGTTGTTGAAGCTCGGAGTGCCTGTTATCCCAAGGGTGATTACCGAGTTGGCACATTCCGAAACCGGTATTGATATTCATCCGGGTGCTAAGATCGGTGAGTATTTCAGCATCGATCACGGCACCGGGGTTGTAATCGGAGAAACCACTGTAATCGGAAATCACGTTAGGTTGTATCAGGGTGTGACGCTCGGGGCTAAACGTTTTACCCTGGGCGAAGACGGTAACCCGCTAAATGTACCCCGGCATCCTATTCTGGAAGATAATGTGGTGATATATGCCAATGCCAATATTTTGGGACGCATAACCATCGGACGTGATTCAATCATAGGCGGTAATGTGTGGCTTACCACCAGTGTACCGGCCGGTTCGCGCATTTTGCAGCAAAAAGCCATCGTCAGTTCGTTTTACGATGGCTTGGGAATCTAG
- a CDS encoding DsrE/DsrF/DrsH-like family protein — MATTEIKLDPTTKKLSLISFSGDFDKLTAVFTLATGAAAVGYEVNIFFTFWGLDAIKIKQGRSAVGNGFLPKVFGVFMGGLKSAPVSRLNFGGISPKIFRYLMRKNNVATLEELVEAAKLLGINFYACEMAMHILGIQKTDLIPEVKDILGVATFLKLADGGQTLFI, encoded by the coding sequence ATGGCAACAACAGAAATTAAACTCGATCCGACAACAAAGAAACTGTCGCTCATAAGCTTTAGTGGTGATTTTGATAAACTTACTGCTGTATTTACGCTGGCCACCGGCGCGGCAGCAGTGGGATACGAAGTAAATATTTTCTTTACATTTTGGGGACTGGATGCTATCAAGATAAAGCAGGGTAGAAGTGCAGTAGGAAACGGTTTTTTGCCTAAAGTATTTGGAGTGTTTATGGGTGGACTGAAGAGTGCACCGGTGAGCCGATTGAATTTTGGCGGCATTAGTCCAAAGATTTTCCGCTATTTAATGCGTAAAAACAATGTGGCTACGCTAGAAGAACTCGTAGAAGCAGCCAAACTGCTTGGAATCAACTTTTATGCTTGTGAAATGGCGATGCATATTTTGGGCATTCAGAAAACTGATTTAATACCCGAAGTGAAAGATATACTGGGCGTGGCTACTTTTTTGAAACTGGCCGATGGAGGGCAAACACTCTTTATTTAA